The following are encoded together in the Variovorax sp. PBS-H4 genome:
- a CDS encoding ABC transporter permease, translating to MRLRPNEANARAWQLALLVVLLVLWHLVSRDTQAAFFLGEPVKVAGRIWSWFLPIEIAPNALFPDGLSGRADIYLHLGVTLLETVLAFGIGTLLGLACGLWLALAPTASMILDPYIKAANSMPRVILAPIFALWFGLGIWSKVALAVTLVFFIVFFNVYQGVREVSPVVLANARMLGASRRQLLRTVYLPSATSWVFSSLHTSVGLAFVGAVVGEYLGSARGVGYLILQAEGTFDVNTVFAGIVVLTAFALVLDGLVGLIERRLMKWQPKSGETEKL from the coding sequence ATGAGGCTGCGGCCGAACGAAGCGAACGCGCGCGCTTGGCAGCTTGCGCTGCTGGTCGTGTTGCTGGTGCTGTGGCATCTGGTGTCGCGCGATACGCAGGCCGCCTTCTTCCTCGGCGAACCGGTCAAGGTGGCGGGACGCATCTGGAGCTGGTTCCTGCCGATCGAGATCGCACCCAACGCGCTCTTTCCGGACGGCCTTTCCGGCCGCGCCGACATCTACCTGCATCTCGGCGTGACGCTGCTCGAGACCGTACTGGCCTTCGGCATCGGCACCCTGCTGGGCCTGGCCTGCGGGCTGTGGCTCGCGCTTGCGCCCACTGCGAGCATGATTCTCGACCCCTACATCAAGGCCGCGAACTCGATGCCTCGCGTGATCCTGGCACCCATCTTCGCGCTGTGGTTCGGGCTCGGGATCTGGAGCAAGGTGGCCCTGGCGGTCACGCTGGTGTTCTTCATCGTGTTCTTCAATGTCTACCAGGGCGTGCGCGAGGTCAGCCCGGTGGTGCTGGCCAACGCGCGCATGCTCGGTGCCAGCCGGCGGCAGCTGCTGCGCACGGTCTACCTGCCGAGCGCGACCAGCTGGGTCTTCTCCAGCCTGCACACGTCCGTGGGACTGGCGTTCGTCGGCGCCGTGGTGGGCGAATATCTGGGCTCTGCGCGCGGCGTGGGCTACCTGATCCTGCAGGCCGAGGGCACCTTCGACGTGAACACGGTGTTCGCCGGGATCGTGGTGCTCACTGCCTTCGCGCTGGTGCTCGATGGCCTGGTAGGCCTCATCGAGCGGCGG
- a CDS encoding ABC transporter substrate-binding protein: MLHRRSFTVAATLGAASIAVPLWVRAQAKIEKPKISIAVGGKAAFYYLPLTISEQLGYFKAEGLDVEISDFAGGARALQAVVGGSADICSGAYEHTINLQSKNQVFQSFVLQGRAPQIAIGVSTKNMAGYKGIGDLKGRKIGVSAPGSSTNMVANLVLSRGGLKASDVSFIGVGVAAGALTALRSGQIDAISNTDPVMTMLEQKGDVKIISDTRTLKGTQEVFGGPMPAACLYAPSEFIQKNPNTCQALANAIVHGLKWLQTAGPGDIIKTVPETYLLGDRALYLASFDKVREAIATDGIVPAEGPKTALAAIASFDPSVKADKIDLAKTYTNDFARRAKDRFKA, encoded by the coding sequence AGCTTTACTGTCGCCGCGACCCTGGGTGCCGCATCCATTGCCGTGCCGCTGTGGGTACGTGCGCAAGCAAAGATCGAGAAGCCGAAGATTTCCATCGCGGTCGGCGGCAAGGCGGCTTTCTACTACCTGCCGCTGACCATCTCCGAGCAGTTGGGCTACTTCAAGGCCGAGGGTCTCGATGTCGAGATCTCCGATTTCGCCGGCGGCGCGCGCGCGTTGCAGGCGGTCGTGGGCGGCTCGGCCGACATCTGCTCGGGCGCCTACGAACACACCATCAACCTGCAGTCGAAGAACCAGGTCTTCCAGTCCTTCGTGCTGCAGGGCCGCGCGCCGCAGATCGCCATCGGCGTGTCTACCAAGAACATGGCGGGGTACAAGGGCATCGGCGATCTCAAGGGCAGGAAGATCGGCGTTTCGGCGCCGGGCTCATCCACCAACATGGTGGCCAACCTGGTGCTATCCCGCGGCGGACTCAAGGCGAGCGACGTGAGCTTCATCGGCGTCGGGGTGGCGGCCGGCGCGCTGACGGCACTGCGCTCGGGCCAGATCGACGCCATCAGCAACACCGACCCGGTGATGACGATGCTCGAGCAGAAGGGCGACGTGAAGATCATCAGCGACACGCGCACCCTGAAGGGCACGCAGGAGGTGTTCGGCGGACCGATGCCGGCGGCGTGCCTCTACGCGCCTTCCGAGTTCATCCAGAAGAATCCCAACACTTGCCAGGCGCTGGCCAACGCGATCGTGCATGGCCTCAAGTGGCTGCAGACCGCAGGACCGGGCGACATCATCAAGACGGTGCCCGAGACCTACCTGCTGGGCGACCGCGCTCTCTACCTGGCCTCCTTTGACAAGGTGCGCGAGGCCATCGCGACCGACGGCATCGTCCCTGCCGAGGGCCCCAAGACCGCGCTGGCCGCGATCGCCAGCTTCGACCCGTCGGTGAAGGCGGACAAGATCGACCTGGCCAAGACCTACACCAACGATTTCGCGCGACGCGCGAAGGACCGCTTCAAAGCCTGA
- a CDS encoding ABC transporter ATP-binding protein, producing the protein MSADSDHALELLDISCTFRSKDERGKRYTAVAGTSLRVRAGEFVSVVGPTGCGKSTLLNVGAGLLEPSSGAVKVFGENLSGINTRAGYMFQTEALMPWRSALGNVMLGLQYRGMPDAEARALAEQWLARVGLTGFGDRYPHELSGGMRKRAALAQVLALDPDIILMDEPFSALDVQTRQLMENEVLELWAAQSTGRRAAPRPVLTPSGGGREAPGGQHGRKAVLFITHDLDEAIAMSDRVVVLSAGPATHPIGEFVIDLARPRDVAEVRTHPRFVELHTQIWGVLRDEVLKGYAQQLKKAA; encoded by the coding sequence ATGTCCGCTGACTCCGACCACGCGCTCGAACTGCTCGACATCAGCTGCACCTTCCGCTCGAAGGACGAGCGCGGCAAACGGTATACCGCGGTGGCCGGCACGTCGCTGCGCGTGCGCGCGGGCGAGTTCGTCTCGGTGGTCGGGCCCACCGGGTGCGGCAAGTCGACGCTGCTCAATGTCGGCGCCGGCCTTCTCGAGCCGTCCTCGGGAGCGGTAAAGGTCTTCGGAGAGAACCTTTCGGGCATCAACACGCGCGCGGGCTACATGTTCCAGACCGAGGCATTGATGCCCTGGCGAAGTGCGCTGGGCAACGTGATGCTGGGCCTGCAGTACCGGGGCATGCCGGACGCGGAGGCGAGGGCGCTCGCCGAACAGTGGTTGGCGCGCGTAGGGCTGACGGGCTTCGGCGACCGCTATCCGCACGAGCTCTCGGGCGGCATGCGCAAGCGCGCCGCGTTGGCCCAGGTGCTCGCACTGGATCCGGACATCATCCTGATGGACGAACCCTTCAGCGCACTCGACGTGCAGACGCGGCAGCTGATGGAGAACGAGGTGCTGGAGCTGTGGGCAGCCCAGAGCACCGGGCGCCGGGCCGCCCCAAGGCCGGTGCTCACCCCCTCGGGGGGTGGGCGCGAAGCGCCCGGGGGCCAACACGGACGAAAAGCGGTGCTCTTCATCACCCATGACCTCGACGAGGCGATCGCGATGAGCGACCGCGTGGTGGTGCTCTCGGCCGGCCCCGCAACCCATCCGATCGGCGAGTTCGTCATCGACCTCGCGCGCCCGCGCGACGTGGCCGAGGTGCGCACGCATCCGCGTTTCGTCGAGCTGCACACGCAGATCTGGGGCGTGCTGCGCGACGAGGTGCTCAAGGGCTATGCGCAGCAATTGAAGAAGGCCGCCTGA